The Gemmatimonadota bacterium genome includes a window with the following:
- a CDS encoding DUF2961 domain-containing protein: MDAHLLASLTQTKKARTLRASSWDNSGRNGDAWIIEGGETCVLADLKGPGCITHIWMTQSGEGAFRNVVLKMFWDGEDDPSVEVPLGDFFCLGHGISTSFQSLPFSASANAQRENQFVPNAALNCYLLMPFNLSARIEVTNEGDESYRQYFYVDYELYDDPWGEDTAYFHAQFHRENPCDGWGHEIRVNTPEANIVNVERQAWDGNYAILEATGVGHYIGCNLSVTNFQGTWWGEGDDMIWVDGYKWPPELHGTGSEDYLNQAWGMQDNAFLMNGSSIYERNTGGYQTSYVFHLTNPVRFEKEIKVTIEHGHGNHLANEMASVAYWYQKEPHRKFGIIDVAQRQPVEKSREGEWVQDSANQTPQREVELNAEIREKKQQWAMKSEER; the protein is encoded by the coding sequence ATGGACGCTCATTTGCTCGCTTCACTTACACAGACCAAAAAGGCCAGGACGCTGCGGGCATCGTCATGGGATAACAGTGGACGCAATGGCGATGCATGGATTATTGAGGGCGGCGAGACGTGCGTGTTGGCCGATCTCAAGGGACCGGGTTGTATTACGCATATCTGGATGACGCAAAGCGGGGAGGGTGCTTTTCGCAATGTGGTTTTGAAGATGTTTTGGGATGGTGAAGACGACCCGAGTGTCGAGGTGCCGTTGGGAGATTTCTTTTGTTTGGGGCACGGTATTTCCACGTCTTTTCAGTCGCTGCCCTTTTCCGCATCTGCCAATGCACAGCGCGAGAATCAGTTTGTGCCCAATGCCGCGCTGAATTGCTATTTGCTTATGCCGTTTAATCTTTCTGCGCGCATTGAGGTGACGAATGAGGGCGATGAGTCTTATCGACAATATTTTTATGTAGATTACGAGTTGTACGACGATCCCTGGGGAGAAGATACGGCGTATTTTCACGCGCAATTTCACAGAGAGAATCCCTGCGATGGCTGGGGGCATGAGATTCGCGTCAATACGCCAGAGGCGAATATTGTCAATGTTGAACGGCAGGCGTGGGATGGCAATTACGCGATTCTGGAGGCGACAGGGGTCGGGCATTATATTGGGTGCAATTTGTCGGTGACGAATTTTCAGGGGACCTGGTGGGGCGAGGGCGATGATATGATCTGGGTGGATGGGTACAAGTGGCCGCCGGAGTTGCACGGTACAGGCAGCGAAGATTATCTCAATCAGGCGTGGGGGATGCAGGATAATGCGTTTTTGATGAATGGGTCGTCGATTTACGAGCGGAATACGGGTGGGTATCAGACGTCTTATGTATTTCATTTGACCAATCCGGTGCGGTTTGAAAAGGAGATTAAGGTGACGATTGAGCACGGGCACGGGAATCATCTGGCGAATGAGATGGCGTCTGTGGCTTACTGGTATCAAAAGGAGCCGCATCGCAAGTTTGGGATTATAGATGTGGCACAGCGACAGCCGGTAGAGAAGTCGCGCGAGGGTGAGTGGGTTCAGGATAGCGCGAATCAGACGCCGCAGCGCGAGGTGGAATTGAATGCGGAGATAAGAGAGAAGAAGCAACAGTGGGCGATGAAGAGTGAGGAGAGATAG
- a CDS encoding NAD/NADP octopine/nopaline dehydrogenase family protein encodes MSEHITILGGGNTAFAAAANLTLKGFGVTLCELPDFREMLDPVRDSGVIHLVGVEETGAARVHSLTTDIEAALNASDLILVIVPAYAHKPFVLACAPYLGPEHTVVLMPGTLGTLEWATLLRERGVAGVTLAEVDTAPYVCRKTAPDTATIWGTVTGLGLGVLPATETERVRERLSPFFPGIQTYPTVMACGLSAMNPVVHPAGVLMNAGRIEYSHGEFYFYEEGVSPSVAKTIMAVDAERRAIAKALGYDLVAADEAFYRAGFGPKGDLWAAINGSRMLTQLKAPGSLESRWLTEDIPYGLSAWHDVGVQYGVDAPLMRGLVDIASVVMGFDGWTTGRSVRELGIEGMGLEDLNGFLETGEV; translated from the coding sequence ATGTCTGAGCATATTACAATTTTGGGTGGGGGTAATACGGCGTTTGCTGCGGCTGCGAATTTGACGTTGAAGGGGTTTGGTGTTACGCTTTGCGAATTGCCGGATTTCAGGGAGATGCTCGATCCTGTGCGCGATAGTGGGGTGATTCATCTGGTGGGTGTTGAGGAGACGGGGGCGGCGAGAGTTCATTCTTTGACCACGGATATTGAGGCGGCACTGAATGCCTCGGATCTGATTCTGGTGATTGTGCCTGCGTATGCACATAAGCCTTTTGTGCTGGCGTGTGCGCCCTATCTGGGACCCGAGCATACGGTTGTGCTGATGCCGGGTACGCTGGGTACGCTGGAATGGGCGACGCTGTTGAGGGAACGAGGTGTGGCGGGTGTGACGCTTGCCGAGGTGGATACTGCGCCTTATGTATGTCGGAAGACTGCGCCGGATACGGCGACGATTTGGGGCACTGTGACCGGGTTGGGTCTTGGGGTTTTGCCGGCGACGGAGACAGAGCGTGTGCGCGAGCGTCTGTCGCCTTTTTTTCCGGGGATTCAGACGTATCCCACGGTGATGGCGTGTGGTTTGTCTGCGATGAATCCGGTTGTGCATCCCGCAGGTGTGTTGATGAATGCGGGGCGGATTGAGTATTCTCACGGGGAGTTCTATTTTTACGAGGAGGGGGTTTCCCCGTCTGTGGCGAAGACGATTATGGCTGTAGATGCAGAGCGCAGAGCGATTGCAAAGGCTTTGGGGTATGATCTGGTGGCGGCTGATGAGGCGTTTTATCGCGCGGGTTTTGGGCCGAAGGGGGATTTGTGGGCCGCGATTAATGGCAGCCGGATGTTGACGCAGCTCAAGGCGCCGGGGTCGCTTGAGAGCCGATGGCTGACGGAGGATATTCCCTATGGTCTTTCAGCGTGGCACGATGTGGGCGTGCAATACGGCGTGGATGCGCCGTTGATGCGGGGGCTGGTGGATATTGCGTCTGTGGTGATGGGTTTTGATGGGTGGACGACAGGGCGCAGCGTGCGCGAGTTGGGGATTGAGGGGATGGGGTTGGAGGATTTGAATGGGTTTTTGGAGACGGGAGAAGTGTGA